Within the Salvia hispanica cultivar TCC Black 2014 chromosome 4, UniMelb_Shisp_WGS_1.0, whole genome shotgun sequence genome, the region ATGGAACTTACCAGTTACCacatactttattattttactaataagCGTATTAATCATAGTATCTATCAAGTATACAAATGGAAATCAGCCGTCGAATCGAAGCAGTGATTACCATGGAGTAATGTAAGCAAGCACaggattttcaaaatttcttcGAGATGAATTCTCCGAAGTCATCGTATTCTCCtgaatttcttaaattaacAAAACCATCAGTCAATTTCAAAAGCGACAGCATATATAAACAgatggacaaaaaaaattgatgaaaggAGATCGAGAAGCGTACATGGAGAACTTGGTGGTAGTCAATTTTGTCAGCAACGAGTCCTCGGCGGTAGACATACGGTAGGTCGGGGGTAGCCGGAGAAGGGGTGTGCAATATACGGTAAACTATAACGGAAACGATAGGAACTAGAAAGAGCAATAATACCGTTGCGGTGGTGGTGTTGCCTTTGCGATCTGATTCAGTGAGCGTCTGAGACGAGTCGGCGCGATCTCCGGTGCGGCGTTCTCGCTTTCTGCCCATCTATGCCGATGAACCGCGAATCGGTCTTCGTTCCGGTTGAGAATCTAAGTTGATATTGGGCTTTTGCTGGgctttttaacatttttcatagggctcattttttattgaactatacctaaaaaatagtcttgatGATTAATGACACTACATGTTTTAAGTGAACATTCTAATGTCTATGCAAGTAATTCTCAATAATCTGGGTGATTGAGTGAATTGAACACGCCACAATTTTGGATGAACTCCACACGCTTTTGCGGTACACTTACCATGTCATATCCTCCATATCTTGTTATTGTCGCTACATGAGAACGCGATAGTTTCCATACATGTCTCTTGCCGGATGTGCACTTTCTTCAAGTACTTCATTATATGTTTGTTTCCACATTTCCCACAAGTGTCTTGCCTTCTCATAAATCCCTTAGATTACGTTACATGGTTTTATACGATGTACTAGACCTCTTGtatcattctcactcacatttttgTTCGCCCACAAATTAGCTCTGTATGGCACTAACATACTTATGCGGCTCTTACAATCAAGCACTCAACAGTCCTTCAAATTGTTAGGCTTTGATAAGAGGTCTCTTACATCATTAAAGACATTGCTGTAGCACTTAGATCATATTAGTGGTTGTCTCATCTTGACATTTATCATACACCAAAGTCCACTTTTGTTTGGCTATAGAGTGAAGGCACCCAATACACTATTCGCTAGTATTTTGAAGTGCaccaaactaattttttttaccttatTGCTATAATGCTTTGTGAAACAGTCCTCACGTGCACCAAGCAAAACAAGTGATGACCATGGTCCATGGTTATGAATTCATTGAATTTCAAACACATGCTTAGATTTAATAAGAGAACTTCTAACTTTCTAACTTTGTAttggataaaataatagagtatataaatttaataagagAACTTCTAACTTTCTATAACTATTAAAATTGTTTGTGCGTCGGATCAATCAAACATTTGACCACATACATATATTGTGGTGCAACCCATCATCACGTCgtattaatttttacttttatttccttattttctaGGTGACGTTCCTTACCACGTGAATTTGTAAATAATACTTGCTTCTAACAATTTACTTCATcctccaaaaataatttcgtTTTACCATTTAGACCCGTCTTATAAAATTAGTCTGTATctgttctttttattttttttcagaacTAAAGACTAGTAATAATGTGGAGTTCACTACTTTGATTAcctattctctttcttatttaatcaatttcctattaaaatttgtatcattcaaaattctctatttttagATGCTGCATcaaatttatatgatttactacatatttttatgattgaaaattaaaagtagtCGAGAGTGAGATTGGAGGGATAGACTATAGAGGGTGTGGTTTTGAAAACGTGAGTAGCTAGAGAGTAATTAAATAGAAGTAGTAAAAGCGGAATCGCCCACTCTGCACACCCATTTGGGTGGCGAGAGGTGTTGCCCGCATTACATGCATCCGCACATTTGGCTTCTCTTCTCATTCCctctttttaccattttgtcCCTACTCGCCTCCAAACTCTATCCTTTTACTAAGTTGCCCTTCTTCCATTATTGCTAATTTATCAACTCAAATTACTAACATTCAACAACcaatgtgaatatttgatatgaGCACAACATAGTCATAGATATATCGTCATCCCCTTTACCTGTGCTTTTTTAATCAGGATTCTTTTtatacacaataaaataaacgTGCTAATAAACTCACTAACTAATTATTCTTCATGCTTCCAAAATTACGTTAGGTCTAAtcttttgatataaaaatagagtCATCGTCAGCAAGTTTTgtatataacataaaataatgttttcttaatattcatattatgTTTTGCTTATAGACGCCAGTTTAATAAGATGGATGTGAACAATTGTAGCTATATATGATGATAACTAACcacttcctttcttctttcatactccctccgtcccacaaagatcgTCTCACTTTAATaagacacgagttttaagaaatataaagaaaagtgggttgaaaaagttagtgtaatgtgggtcctactttaatatattagttttataataaaatgtgagaaagaataagttagtggaatatgaggtccactaccaaaaatagtaaaaaatgaaattagacaaattttatgagacggacggaaatagaaaaatggaacaatctttgtgggacggaggggaGTACACAGTAAGACCTAGATTTGTGGACTTCcttttttcaatataattaacTCTTCATATATATTAAGGACATATCACATATAGGgaataaaagatttaaaaaaaaaggaagggCAAAAGTGGGATTAAAAACAAAGATTCAAAGGTGGCAAAGCATGTGAGTTGATTCTCTCCAAATAGATTCCCCAACCAACAATACATGCACCATGTATTTAAAGACAGCCATGCTGCCATTATCAGATCTAACACCAACTCCATATATCATTATCATTACTACTTCTACAAATACAGCtgaatctctctctctctcctttttgTATCATTGTTTCTCCAAGCTGTCTAAAGCAAAATATTGGCCTTCTCACATACaccttatatatataatatatacatatgtataTGAAAACTCACACAAATCCAAATGTAGTTTTTGGGCTCTGATGCATATTTGATTCTTCCAAATAGCTGGAGGAGTTTAAAAGGGTTGATTAATTTCTGCTCTCATCTCAAATCTCAAGGTAAGACTGttgttttgaataattattcttCTGTTTTCTTGAATTAGCATGTCTCGTTTTGaattaagttttatttattaagttaAGTAGTAGTATGTTATTACTCATGATGTTACACTTGGGATGAAAtgcattgtttttttttttttgtagcaCTTTGGCATGCACATGTATAATCATTTGTTAAAAATGATTAGAAACTAGTATCATCTTATTGAATTTTGAGTTTAGTTAATTACAGGTCAAGCTTTGAAGGtgaaaccaaattttttttttgactcACTTAGATGGTGACACTTAATTTGTAGCCATCCCCCACCCCACCCCCCAAAAAATAGGCCcatacttttaatttgttgcCATCCCAACCCCACCCACCTCCCAAAAAGTAGCCCATAGTttgattaaatgaaattaatgttataattcAATGTTATTTCATCGGAATTTCCGTTCTTTGCAAAGTTGATTTTGTCAAAATTCTTATGGCATTGATACATTTCTTGGGGCGAAACCTTTTTCGTAAATATCGAAGAATTTGTGTCAGTATCAACGTTGAATCCAATATTCTTGGGCTAGAAATCCCATCATGCAATGGGATCGAATTAGCAAACAATTTGAAGTTGTACTAATATTCCTACTAAGTACTAAGGTAGACTtggtttttaacttttattttggttGCCCTAAACAATAGTACTTCAGTCTTCCCGACAcaacaataatttattcatttaatcatttattgaATACATACCCTTGATAAGATAATTTCTATCATGAATAATTACTAGCGCAATTGGCTAGCGCGTAGATCTTATAGCTATATGACTATAGTTAGTAATTAGTTTAGGGGAGGAGGGGGAATTTGGAGTTggaattaagagagagagagagagagagagagagagagagagagaaatgaaatgagtttttttttttagtaagaGAAAGGAAATTAGTTATGACCAAATAAAacgtttataattttattgctGCCAACCTTAGCAGGATATACGGAGAAAGTGTCATATTAGGAGTCCTCGAAATTTATAACTATAAAGTGCTACCAACCTTACCTATTCGCATAAAATAGGATATTTCTACGAGtattttgtgagttggatatttcttttatgtttgATGAATGTTTCTCAAATATTATTGTTTGTGATATAAGGGCGGAAATAGCAAGCAAGAATACCTTTAGAATAAAACGTTCAAGAAGTTTCATATACTACGTCACTTAATTAGAGTAGAACATTCAAGAAAGAGATTcaatatttcatatatatatatatatttctttgcTTTCTTTAATTTAGGCTATTGATTAGCCACACGTTTTAGGTAACTTGATTGAAAAGAGAAACTCATAATTCAattctttgaaaaaaattcgaaCAAAAAGTGTAGTTATCTAATTATTCAATCCTCAGAAAGCAAAAGTAGTATTTATCTTCGTTCCAAACCTAATTTCGATATATTTGAGAGCACGTCAGATTTGAACTCGGTTAATTATTAAACGAATCAAACAAACAAAGTTTTGTTAAATACTATATAGTTTAtcagaatttaaaaaataattttgttttggaaGGCCTATCTGTATGTACCAATGGGTTTAGCATTGGTAAAAATTAACACCAATGTTTTAGCAatattggttttaaaaacataaacttTGGACGTATGGtatttccaattttgaaaGTGATCTTCAaaccacaaattttaagattgaTATCAATTTTTTCCACAAGTCAGTCATTCTTCAAATCTGATGATCTAAGAGGCATACTTTTTATCCTATTAGACACTTATTATTCAATGTTGAATTCAAGAATTAGGTAGTCGAAACGCCATTGTTTCATGTACAATACAAACGATGTTTCGTATATAATACAGACTAAGTCACATAGATTTCATGACTAGGAATTTATTTGCCAAAACCTTTTAATTTTGGGTAAATCGCATTGATACATGTTGTGAGCCCTCTTACGTTAAAGATGAAGAACTGCAATAGGAGTTCATCTTTAGTTGTTTTCtagtttgaatttaatttttaattattttgtatgtgtCAAGTTCTATCCCATTAAGGGATTGAATTTATTTGCACACGTTTCCAATTAAAGTTAGAAGTTGTGTTTCAATATAATTCCACCCCTTAAGGGTTTGATTTATCTTTTCGTTTCCAATTAGTaataggatttttttttgttgcatacatatatatataggtctTATTGCTGGTTGTAATGGCAGCTGTTTGAAATTCAACAAACAAGATTTAGAAAgtttgagtttttttattgAGTTAGTTATGTTTGTTAGGTCATTCTCGAGATCAATTCGTCCAAGTTTATAGGTAAGCTATACAcctttagaaaataatatgaGATTTAATTACACTTGGCTTCAACCTAGAACTGAGAATTACTATGCCAAAGAAGACAATCTTGTGATGCCCACAAAGCCCCCGTGGACCGCAATTCCAATACTACGTGacatagaaaattaaattaaatttttcattCGCTTCAATTCAACCACTACTATTTTCCATACCCCCCCAAGATCCTATATTCCCTCCCAATTCCAATCCTGTGTTAATATTCCATGCGAAAAACTTggtttaattaaatgtttattGCATTGTGTCCAATTAAATGCAATAACATGGCTTACTTAAATTTGTTTGGTCAATATTGCCCCACCAAACACACGTAGTTTCTTGAGCACGTAAATTAAACAGCATCTTGCAAGATCCCTCGTTGCTAACGAGGTGTAGGTTTGAGCTTCTTTTTAAGAAGGCCTTTCCATTTCCTGCTTGATTTCAGGCTAAACATACCTCATGTTGTTTACCTTCTCCATCAACCAGCATTACCTAATTAATCATCTTAGCATCATCAacagattaaattaaatcaccGGTCCCATGGCCGCGCTGTCTCAGATTCCGACACCCGGCAGGTCCTTTTCCTCCAAGGACCTGCAGAGGCGAGGCGTGATGCGGCGCTCGTATTCCGACAACCACCTTCTCTCGCACAAGGCCAGAGCCTCGCTGCAGGTCCAGCCCGGACCCAACCTCAAGAACAGCCGTTTATTCAACATTCAGCTCTCCGGAGCCGCCATGATTCCGGAGACGCTGAAGTCGTTTCTCTTCGATCCGGAGACGACGAGAAAGGAGGAGGTGAGTATCGGAGAGACTGGCGATGATGATCAGGATCAAATTGAGATCCATCAAGGGAAGAAGCGAGGGAATTGGATCGAGATGATCGTGGAGCTCAGGAACAAATGGAAGGGGAACCGAAACGACGACGTCGAGAACTTCCATGTGAATGAGGATGGCGACGGAGAAGGAGGCTGCGACGTTGATTACGAGGAAGACGAAGGCGGCGTCGATGGAGAGACGTTTTCTTCCTTGTTGAGACACGTGTCGTGGTCGGATACGAAGCTTTTCGCACAGCTCGCTTTCTTGTGCAACATGGCGTATGTGATCCCTGACATGAAGGTGACGGCCAAGacaaatattatatttgtttACGTAATAGTATGAATAATTGAATACTAAATAAATTGTGCAGAGGGAGGATTTGAAGAGGCATTATGGGCTAGAGTTCGTGACATCTTCTCTGGAGAAGAAGGCAGCTGCTGCGGCCATCATCGAACCGGATTTATCGTCGCCGGAGATTTCAGGGGCTTCGTGTTCGCCCTCAGCTGCTTACGAGATTGCTGCCACGGCCGCATCGTACGTCCAGTCGCAGGCGAGCCAGCTTATAGCGTTGGGCGCGGAGCCGGAGCTGGGTGAAGATGAGGAGAGCGAGATCGAGCCGAGGAAAAACAAGTCGGAGCGGGCGGCGTGCGTGGCTGCCTCGACCATGACTGCGGTGGTGGCGGCCGGGGAGGAGGAGAAAGAGAAGGCGGCAAGGGATCTTCAGTCGCTCCATTCCGCACCGTGCGAATGGTTTGTGTGCGATGATTCTGATATCTACACTCGCTCCTTCGTCATTCAGGTCTGATCAATAATTCATGCCTCTACATTTGATATTGTCTGAcgaatttgttttgttttgggtTACTCCCAAAAGCCTAAAACTAATGATGATGATTCATTTTGTGTTGAATGAATTGCAGGGATCGGACTCATTGGAATCATGGCAGGCGAATCTCTTCTTCGAGCCGACGAAATTTGAGGTTTGTCATAGTAGTTAAGAATTCAGCTATGTaacaatgatgatgatgatgagtgTGATGAATGGATATGCAGGGGACAAATGTGTTTGTTCACAGAGGAATATATGAAGCAGCAAAGGGGATATATGAGCAGTTCAAGCCGGAGATAAAGGAGCATATAAAGAGATTCGGGGAGCGGGCGAGGTTCCAGTTCACAGGGCATTCGTTAGGCGGTAGCCTCGCCCTTCTGGTGAACTTGATGCTTCTCACCAACAAGGAAGTGAAGGTGGGGAACCTTCTCCCCGTCGTGACATTCGGATCGCCATTCGTCTTCTGTGGCGGCCACAAGATCTTGGAGCAGCTAGGCCTGGACGACAGCCATGTGCGTTGCGTGATGATGCATCGAGACATCGTGCCAAGAGCCTTCTCCTGCAACTACCCTAACTACGTCGCGCAGCTGCTCAAGCGTTTGAGTGGCACGTTCCGTTCCCATCCCTGCCTCAACAAGAATGTAAGCGCTCTCTACTTTTGCAGTAGAAATCAAAGAAAGATGTTGATGTTTGTTGCTTATGCAGAAAGTGCTGTACACTCCGATTGGGAAGGTCTTCATCCTGCAGCCACACGACAAGACGTCTCCGCCCCACCCGTTGCTCCCAGCAGGGACCGCCCTCTACGAGCTGCACGATGCCAACGCCTCTTTAACCAAGCGTGCCTTTAGGGAGTTTCTGAACTCGCCCCACCCCCTAGAGACGCTGAGCGACCCAACGGCCTATGGCTCACAAGGGACGATCATAAGGGACCACGACTCCAGCAACTACTTGAAGGCGGTGCACGAAGTCATAAGGCAGAATTCGAGGGCCTTCGTGAGGATAGCAAGAAAAGAGAGGAACCAAATGTGGCCATTGTTGACTTCAAGATCACCACATGCTTGGCGCCACACTTGTCATATTATAGACGATAAAGTACTAACTGGAGCGTGAGGTGAGATACTCTTAATGTAAACACCTCTTTCTTTACTCTTGTAAATAAAATCCACACAAACTTGTTGAAGGAAAACATGAAGAATTAGTACAGCTTTCTCAACATATTCTCAGGCATTTCTGTGAATGAATATGGTACAACTCACCTCATTGATTAAAGGATATGTGCACAACAATTTTGTCACAAGACATTTAATAGGGAagcaaaaaggaaaagatctgATTAAACAAATTCTACTCTATTTAAGAGCAATTAATAGAGAGAACAAACAATAAGTCATCAAATGGCAAAAACATATCCATCCTATAATCactcaaaaaattatatgaagaCACAGGAAAAAATGTTGCCTCGCTTGATAGATATACTTTTCAAAAAACATCATTAAGTGATAGTATCAATTATAGTACATGTTTCTTCAGTAATCTGCAACTTTTGTGGAACATTAGCTACTGAGAATGGGCGAAATGAATAAGTTTCACAGCTTCACTACATGATCTGTCTTGAGCTGGAGGACGCTTCAACATCACAAGACGGCGCTTCAACATCACCATGAAATCTCCAATCATAATAATTTCGAGTAAATCCTTTTTTCACAAGATGCTCCTCCACCATGTCCgtatgatgaaattttttgttatcaCAGCGTGCACATGGACATCGAATTTTCAAACCATCCATTCTCGAGGGATGTTGCACAGCAAAACTTATAAACTTATCTAATCCATCAATAAATTCCAGATTCAATTCTCCTGTAGGAAATTTTCTCTCATACATCCACTCTCTTCCCggaattttattcatttcactATCTATcatacaaatataataatataaatcaaatcaagtataaaaatatttagaattaattagccacaaattttgaagaatagCTAACAAATAAAAGTCGTACCTttaaataattggaaaatGTCAAGCTGGACTGACCATGTGCAACGAAAACGCCTCCAATTCGCAGAAATCCTAGGCAAGAAAAAATGGTAgatcaaaaattttgaaatgtggGAAAATGAGAATTTAGAAGTATAGCTAACAAATAAAGTTATACCTTTAACTAATTGGAAAATGTGAAGCTGGGCTAACCATGGGCAATGAAATTggtagaaaatgaaaacaccTCCAAATTGCAGGCAAGAAAATGGTAGAGCGAAAATTTGtaaatagagaaaaatgagAGTGAAGAAACGGATCTGGATAAGAACTAAAGATTTGCTAGCACTTGTACTTGTGCTCGCAAATAAGCTAGCACATTTACTTCCTCTCGCAAAACTGTCGGTGGAAAACGATTAAATTTCCATTTTACATGAAAAACATTTGCTAGCACATACACGTGCTCACAAACAGAAGGAAATTTGACTAGTGTGTAAATTTGCTAGCTTCAGTTTCTCACAATTTTGAAGCACATAGTAGTGCTCGCTATACCACTCAATATTTCGAAAAGTGATAGTTGTTTCGGTTTATGCTGATTAATGTGCTCGAAAATATTTCGTAATTCGCGAGCACGGCCTTGTGCTAGCAAATAGTACTATTTGGTAGCAAAcaacccctttttttttagtgataTTTGACTTCTTATCCTATTCTCCAAGCAaatcatattttcttgtagCTGCATTTCCACATGGAATCTATCTTCAacatattttgttattgtgatagaaattaatattgtcCTCTTGAATTACGATTGTCAAGACAATTAAGGCGATTAACCACATCCTTATCTCCCATCTTCCATAATAGTAACATTTAATCACCGACTGGCAACCACGGCCTTTACCTTCCAGCAATAGACAGTTTGCGTACGAGTTTCATATTTCATGGCTCTTTCGTCTCTCAGAAAGTATAACAAGTTGCTTATTGCCTAATTACTTCTGGTTGTAAACAAGAAAACATCGATAACCAAGTGTTCAGACAATTAATTGGCTTCTACAAACTTGAACTTTTTGGTGTTTATGTATTGACATAATCAAAATAGAGTATGGTAGAGATATGTCAACTGATTTTGtttatcaacaaaaaactGAGAATTTGAATAACTATTGGGTAAACATTATTTGattagaaattacaaataatgcTATGACAAAAACTTTTCCTCATTAAAGGGCCAATGCTATACAAAAAAAGGgtcttcaaattcaattcaagaATCTGCGGCAGTTAGGAGCAGCACACAAGCAAGGAACTTTAACCTCCTCACGCTCGTCTGGGTCGAACAAATAATCATACCTGCCCACACACACGATACGAGTTAACATCCTCCTATCAAAAACAaatgttataaataaaaatgacaccaaaaataaattacacatACGTTAGTTCAGCACCAGCTGAAACATTGGATCTAGCGATAAGTACTATACGGCTCTCTTCTTCACCCACACTCATGATCCTCGCATAGCAGTTGGGCATGCACTGCATCAATTTGCACACATTGAAGTGAACATTGTATTCAAATATAACGAAAttcaatggaaaaaaaaaaacaagagcATACCGAATGATTAATCAGGCGAGCTATATTCCCCATATTAGTGGCATCAATCACAACTTCCTCACTGATCTTAAAAAGCTGCAAGGTGAGTAGCATAGCATAAGACACTGAAAGAGCACATATATATCAATCCGTATACACGGCCTTCAGGTGTTCACTCACATAGCAATCTTTGCCCTCCAATCGATACCGTGCCTCTCTTAGGTCAGCAACACTGCGCCTGACCTGCTCACCACGATATTCAGCAACCTGGAAAGAAGACACAGTTGAAGATAGTAACACTTCAAATACAAGTGAAAATGAAAAGCCAAATATGAGAGCATTCGGTAGTTACCATTTCTCCTTCTTGCATGCTTCGTCTAGCAAATAGGCCCCATCCATGTATTCCTGATTTGCCAAAACAAACCCtatatttttctgttttctgCATAATTAAGAACTTGGTTAGGTGAAATGCAAAAcggaatttcattttcatggCTGGGTGggttggggggggggggggggataATGAATAGAATGAACTTTGAGTTACAAGTAGACTAAATATGCAGCAGTAAGAGATTATTACCCTCAGATGATCTAACCGTTCCCTGAGTGTTGGAAAAGATTTCGCATCATCGGAATCCTTAAAAATGGTAGACAAGGAGCAAGCAGGTTAAAATCACTGTATACAAGTAAACTTTATTCCCGAACAAAATTTTACCATAAGACAAATGAAGGAAACAAATTACTTCATGAAGTGAATTCAAACGCTCTATGTCAAGTAGAGAGTGACGACTAGGCCCCATCAAGCGGTGAGATGTTGGCTCTATTCCTGTcttctattaaaaaaagatgaaaaggtTGGATAAGTAAgtatgattaaatttgaagTAGAAATAGTCAACTGTTCTATAATTACATTACCTTAACGCTTGAGCGCTTATAAATGCGACAGCGTGCAGCAGACATTGCATCAAATCCATCTGCATCAGCATGAGATGATCCAGAGCATTCAGACGTCCTAGACGAAATGAGTCTCACACCTCTCGAGCATTGTTCTTGATACTGGCTCTGTAGAACACCTCTGTTAGAGAAAATACCATCCGGAGTCTGAATCACTAAAACATTCTCTGTACTAGGCACCCTGAcacaaaatgaagaaaagtaaaatgtcAAAAAGGATCAGAGAAGTAACAGGAATGCAACTTAATGGATTCTTTTGACCAATCGGCTAGAAATTTAGTGGCTCTAAGATCCTAGATGTGCAGGTTTCAGTTAAATCACAATAATTTAGATTCCTCTTTGTTATACcataagattttaaatatttaatctaaGCATACAAACAACACCAATGCCACGATGTAGGTAAGTTTCGGGAATAATTTGGGCTAAACGCACAGTCCTGGATACTGtgcataaaaatcaaaacactGAGGCACATATATAGTCTCTTACAGCTTCAGTAGCTATAAGCTTCATGCCTTCAGCTTTTCACCCATAGAGTTCCGatttcaaaaaatcaaattaggtGTGTCATATTTCAGTTAAATCACATTAAACTAGATTCATCTTTGTTATCGAATGGATAGGCCTAAGAACAATACTAATCCCAAAGTGTTCTGGCAGCTAAAATAATTTGGGCTTAATGCACAAAAAATTAGATGCTTcaataagataaataaaaaagtattgaGTTCAAGTACACACATCAATTTTGTTCTAGACACAAATACACTTTCACAAGTATGCATGCGATATGAGCATTGTGGACATAGCTAAAAATCATACCTGTGAACTGCACAATACGATAGCCATTTGGTTATCTGCGCCCCATTCTTCTCAGAGCAATGCAACTGCATGCAAAGAGCAAACGTACTCAAAATGGAAACAGGAAAGGGGAAGGAGGAGAAAAGGAAGACTCCTGGCACATGGTGAAAAGTAATAACTCTAAGACACCA harbors:
- the LOC125219124 gene encoding phospholipase A1 PLIP1, chloroplastic isoform X1, with amino-acid sequence MAALSQIPTPGRSFSSKDLQRRGVMRRSYSDNHLLSHKARASLQVQPGPNLKNSRLFNIQLSGAAMIPETLKSFLFDPETTRKEEVSIGETGDDDQDQIEIHQGKKRGNWIEMIVELRNKWKGNRNDDVENFHVNEDGDGEGGCDVDYEEDEGGVDGETFSSLLRHVSWSDTKLFAQLAFLCNMAYVIPDMKREDLKRHYGLEFVTSSLEKKAAAAAIIEPDLSSPEISGASCSPSAAYEIAATAASYVQSQASQLIALGAEPELGEDEESEIEPRKNKSERAACVAASTMTAVVAAGEEEKEKAARDLQSLHSAPCEWFVCDDSDIYTRSFVIQGSDSLESWQANLFFEPTKFEGTNVFVHRGIYEAAKGIYEQFKPEIKEHIKRFGERARFQFTGHSLGGSLALLVNLMLLTNKEVKVGNLLPVVTFGSPFVFCGGHKILEQLGLDDSHVRCVMMHRDIVPRAFSCNYPNYVAQLLKRLSGTFRSHPCLNKNKVLYTPIGKVFILQPHDKTSPPHPLLPAGTALYELHDANASLTKRAFREFLNSPHPLETLSDPTAYGSQGTIIRDHDSSNYLKAVHEVIRQNSRAFVRIARKERNQMWPLLTSRSPHAWRHTCHIIDDKVLTGA
- the LOC125219124 gene encoding phospholipase A1 PLIP1, chloroplastic isoform X2, producing the protein MRRSYSDNHLLSHKARASLQVQPGPNLKNSRLFNIQLSGAAMIPETLKSFLFDPETTRKEEVSIGETGDDDQDQIEIHQGKKRGNWIEMIVELRNKWKGNRNDDVENFHVNEDGDGEGGCDVDYEEDEGGVDGETFSSLLRHVSWSDTKLFAQLAFLCNMAYVIPDMKREDLKRHYGLEFVTSSLEKKAAAAAIIEPDLSSPEISGASCSPSAAYEIAATAASYVQSQASQLIALGAEPELGEDEESEIEPRKNKSERAACVAASTMTAVVAAGEEEKEKAARDLQSLHSAPCEWFVCDDSDIYTRSFVIQGSDSLESWQANLFFEPTKFEGTNVFVHRGIYEAAKGIYEQFKPEIKEHIKRFGERARFQFTGHSLGGSLALLVNLMLLTNKEVKVGNLLPVVTFGSPFVFCGGHKILEQLGLDDSHVRCVMMHRDIVPRAFSCNYPNYVAQLLKRLSGTFRSHPCLNKNKVLYTPIGKVFILQPHDKTSPPHPLLPAGTALYELHDANASLTKRAFREFLNSPHPLETLSDPTAYGSQGTIIRDHDSSNYLKAVHEVIRQNSRAFVRIARKERNQMWPLLTSRSPHAWRHTCHIIDDKVLTGA